GCTGGCGCACGAACGGGAGCGCGAGGAGGCGCGGCAGGGCGACGTCCGCGGGGGCCTGGTACGCCGGCACGCCGATCGTGACCTCCGCCTGCGGGACGTCGAGCCGCAGCGTCCCGTGCAGCCGGTCCCAGAGCGTGAGGCCGCTCGACCAGTTCGTGTCCGTCTCGCGGCGCACGGTGGAGTGATGGATGCCGTGCATGCGGGGCGTGACCACGAGGCGCACCAGCCGGCGCTCGAGCGCGAGCGGCAGGCGCACGTTCGAGTGATGGAACAGGATCGAGACCTGGAGCGCCGTCTGCCAGACCGAGAAGGCGAGCGGGGACACGCCGATCACGAGCACCTGGGCCGCGCGCCAGGGGATCGAGATCGCGACCTCTGCGAAATGAAAGCGCAGCGCCGTCGACGCGTCGAGGTCGCGGTCGACGTGGTGCACCAGATGGAAGCGCCAGAGCCAGGGAACGCGGTGGGTGAGGACGTGCCAGATGTAGATCGTATAGTCCATGAGGACGACGGCGAGCGGCACCTCGAGCGCGGCGGGGAGCGAGGCCCACTGGAGGAGCCCCCATCGCCTCGCTGCCACGAGCCCCGAGAGCGCGCCGATCGCCGGCCGTTCGGTCAGGGCGACGGCCGCGGTGCTGAGCGCGACCACCGCGAGGTTGCGCGCCAGGCGCCGCCCCTTGGGCTCGACCGTCGGCCGGAGCGGACGGCGCCCCTCGAGCCAGAGGAGGAGGGCGAAGGTGCCGGCCACCACGGCGCCGGCGAGCCAGAGCGGCAGCGGGCGGCTGGTCACGACCCGCGCGGCGAGGCCGTGCCGCGGTACATCTCCGCCATGATGCGCGGCTCGCCCTGGATCGCGTAGCGGTCGAGGCGGGTGATCGCGAAGCCCGCGTCGCGGATCAGCGCGTCGATCGGGCGATTCAGGTTGCAGCCGACGCCGATCCGGCGCTGGATCGGGTTGAAGCGATCCTGCCAGCGGGCGACGCGCGCGTCGTCGCTCCGCCCGTGCTCGAGGAAGACGAAGACGCCGCCGGGCTTGAGGACGCGGCGCACCTCGCGCAGCGCGGCCAGCGCGTCGGGGATGCTGCACAGGGTCCAGGTGCTGACCGCGCAGTCGAAGCCCGCGTCGGGGAACGGCAGCCGCTCGGCGGTGAGGTGCACGCGCGCGACCGGAAAGGGCGCCGCTTTGATGCGCCGCGCGGTGCGCGCCGGCAGCAGGTCGGCCACGTCGAGCGCGGTGAGGCGCGTCACGCCGGGCGGATAGTGCCGGAGGTTCAGCCCGGTGCCGAAGCCGATCTCCAGGACCTCCCCGCCGGCCGCCGCCAGCGCCTCGTCCCGCTCCCGCCCAAACCGCGGCCTGCCGAGCGCCCAGTCCATGAAGCGCGGGAAGACGTGCCTCGCGTAGAACCCCACCGCGCCTCTACATATAGTCCCCCCCGCACGGGCTCACCACCCGGCCGGTCACGCAGGCGGCGGCGCCGGGCGCACCGCCGGCAGCTCGCGCGCGGGGCGGTACGGCATCACCACCCAGAGCACGAGGTAGATGACCAGCCCGAGCATGAAGCCGCTCACCAGCGTGCCGAGCACGAAGGCGAGGCGCAGGATCGTGACCGAGACGCCGAACTGCTCGCCCAGGCCGGCACACACCCCGGCGATCATCTTGCCCTCGCGCGCGCGGTACCAGGCGCGCGTGAGCGCGCTCCCGGGCTCGAGCAGGCTCCCGCAGTAGCGGCACTTCACGGCCTCGGCGCGGATCTCCTCGGCGCAGTACGGGCAGCGCTTGGTCCCGACGTCAGGCATGGCGCTCCTGGCGGCGCAGGCGCACCTGCTGCTCGACGAAGATCGGGATCGCGCCGTAGGTGAGCGCGAGCAGGAGGGCGAGCGTCGCGGCGTAGTTGAACACGATGTAGGCGCCGAGCGCGGTGGGGAGGATCGCGACGAGGAGGCCGAAAGCGGCCCGCACCAGGTAGAAGTCGAGGAGCAGGATCACCGGCAGCGGCAGCAGCGCGGCCGCGAGCGCGCGGGCCAGGGTCGGCCAGGCGGCGCGGCGCGCGTTGCGGGCGAGGAGCGGCGCCGCGGCGGCGAGCACGCGCCTCGCGAGTGCGGGCGGCGGCGCCGGCACGGGCGCCGCCGCGAGCGTCCGCTCGAGGCCCTCGACCGCCGGACTCTCCGCGCGGCAGCGCGGGCACGCGGCCAGGTGGGCCGCCGCGTCGCGGTCGAGCGCGCGGCCGAAGAGGAGCGTGGTGAGCGTCTCGTCGCAGTCGGTCATCGTCGGGCGGTCTCGAGCAGGCGGCGCATGGCGTGGTGGAGCCGGCTCTTCACGGTGCCCCGCGGGCAGCCGAGGATCGCCGCCACCTCCTCCTCGGGCAGATCATGGTAGTAGCGCAGGATGACGGCGCTCCGCTGCGCCTCGGGGAGCGTGGCGAGGAGGCGGTGGGCGTCGAGGGCCGCGTCGGTCGCCGCGGGCGCGCCGGCGCGGGCGTCCACGGCGGCGGGATCGACCGGCTCGGGCGGCGGCCGGCGCTGCCAGTCGCGGCAGAGGTTGACGGCGATCTGGAAGAGCCAGGTCGAGAAGCGCCGCGCCGGGTCGAAGCGCCGCGCCGCGCGCACGACGCGGAGCCACGTCTCCTGGTAGAGGTCCTCGACATCACGCCCCCCGGTGTGCCGGGCGATGAGCTGGTAGAGCGGGCGCTCCCAGCGCCGGCAGAGCTCCTCCAGCCCGCGCCCGTCGCCGCTCGCGACCGCCGCGATCAGCTCCTCGTCGGTCGCCATCGGCGCCCGCGCGGAGCTGTATCATGCGAGCGGCCCTCCCGGCACCGCTCCGGCGCCGAGATCGCGCCGGTCGGCGCCGTTGGCGGCGGACGATGGGCGGTCCCGACCCCGCAGGCGGGCGACCCAGTCCTGCGCCCGCGCGAGGCCCTGCTCGAGGAGCGACGGACCGCTCGGGGTGAACGGGACGATCAGCCAGAGCGCGCCGTAGAGGAGCGGCCCGATCAGGTGCGCGAAGGTGAGCACGAGAAAGCCGAGCCGGACGCCGGCGACGGGGAGGGCCAGGGCGTGGCCGACGCCGGCCGCGACCCCGGCCAGGCGCCGGTCGGGATGGTCCCGATACCAGCGCGCCGGGTCGAGCGCCGCGACGCGGCTCCGGCAGTGGGGGCAGCGCACCGCCTCGGCGGAGATCTGCTCGGCGCAGTAGGGGCACTTGCGGGTTCCCTCCATTTGCGTCCTCCTTCCTCGCGGTAGTACGCGCGGACGACGCGGGAGGTTCACGCGCCGGGGACCTCCCGCCCTCGCCAGATGGCGTAGATGGCCGGATAGACGAGCAGCTCCATGACGAAGGACGTGAAGATGCCGCCGATCATCGGCGCGGCGATGCGCTTCATCACGTCGGCGCCCGTGCCGTGCGACCACATGATGGGAAGCAGGCCCATGAACATCACGCCCACGGTCATCACCTTGGGCCGCAGGCGCTTCACCGCCCCCTCGATGATCGCCTCCTTCAGGTCGGCGACCGAGCGCATCAGGCCGCGCCGCCGCCGCTCGTCGAAGGCGAGGTCGAGGTAGAGGAGCATGAAGACCCCGGTCTCGGCGTCGACGCCGAGGAGCGCGATCAGGCCCACCCAGACCGCGACGCTCATGTTGTAGCCGAGCGCCCAGAGGAGCCAGATCGCGCCCACCGCCGAGAACGGCACGGCGAGCAGGACGATCATCGTCTTCGTGACCGAGGCGGTGTTGAGATAGAGGAGCACGAAGACGATGAGCAGCGTGAGCGGCACGAGCAGCGCGAGCCGCCCCCGCGCCCGCTCGAGGTACTCGAACTGCCCCGCCCAGCCGAGGTGGTAGCCGGGGGGCAGGCTGACGCGCTCGCCGACGACCCGTTTCGCCTCGTCCACGTAGCTCCCCAGGTCGCGGCCGGCGACGTCGACGAAGACGTAGCCGGCGAGCGCGCCGTTCTCGTCGTGGAGGGAGGGCGGCGCGGTCGAGACGGTCAGGTCGGCGAGCTCGGCGAGCGGGATCTGCACGCCGTCCCGGCCGGCCACCAGCACGCGCTTCAAGCTCTCCAGGTCGCTGCGCGCGTCGCGCACGTAGCGCACGTTGATGCTGTAGCGCTCGCGGCCCTCGACGGTCTGCGACACGCTCGCGCCGCCGATCGCGGACTCGATGACGTCCTGCACGTCGCCGAGCGTGAGGCTGTAGCGTGCGATGGCATCGCGCCGGACGGTGATGTCGAGGTAGTGGCCGCCCGTCGTGCGCTCGGCGAAGGCGCTGCGGGTGCCGGGGAGGGTGGCGACGGCGGCCTCGATGTCATGTCCGATGCGGCCGATCTCCCCCAGGTCGGGGCCGAAGACCTTGATGCCGAGGGAGCTTCGGATGCCGGTCGCGAGCATCTCGGTGCGGGTCATGATCGGCATCCATAGGATGTTGGGCATGCCGGGGAAGCGCACCGTGCGGTCGATCTCCGCATTGAGCCGCTCCCAGGTCATGCCGCGACGCCACTGGTCCTCGGGCTTCAGCGTCACG
This DNA window, taken from Deltaproteobacteria bacterium, encodes the following:
- a CDS encoding sterol desaturase family protein gives rise to the protein MTSRPLPLWLAGAVVAGTFALLLWLEGRRPLRPTVEPKGRRLARNLAVVALSTAAVALTERPAIGALSGLVAARRWGLLQWASLPAALEVPLAVVLMDYTIYIWHVLTHRVPWLWRFHLVHHVDRDLDASTALRFHFAEVAISIPWRAAQVLVIGVSPLAFSVWQTALQVSILFHHSNVRLPLALERRLVRLVVTPRMHGIHHSTVRRETDTNWSSGLTLWDRLHGTLRLDVPQAEVTIGVPAYQAPADVALPRLLALPFVRQ
- a CDS encoding class I SAM-dependent methyltransferase; protein product: MGFYARHVFPRFMDWALGRPRFGRERDEALAAAGGEVLEIGFGTGLNLRHYPPGVTRLTALDVADLLPARTARRIKAAPFPVARVHLTAERLPFPDAGFDCAVSTWTLCSIPDALAALREVRRVLKPGGVFVFLEHGRSDDARVARWQDRFNPIQRRIGVGCNLNRPIDALIRDAGFAITRLDRYAIQGEPRIMAEMYRGTASPRGS
- a CDS encoding PspC domain-containing protein, translating into MPDVGTKRCPYCAEEIRAEAVKCRYCGSLLEPGSALTRAWYRAREGKMIAGVCAGLGEQFGVSVTILRLAFVLGTLVSGFMLGLVIYLVLWVVMPYRPARELPAVRPAPPPA
- a CDS encoding sigma-70 family RNA polymerase sigma factor, producing the protein MATDEELIAAVASGDGRGLEELCRRWERPLYQLIARHTGGRDVEDLYQETWLRVVRAARRFDPARRFSTWLFQIAVNLCRDWQRRPPPEPVDPAAVDARAGAPAATDAALDAHRLLATLPEAQRSAVILRYYHDLPEEEVAAILGCPRGTVKSRLHHAMRRLLETARR
- a CDS encoding PspC domain-containing protein, whose translation is MEGTRKCPYCAEQISAEAVRCPHCRSRVAALDPARWYRDHPDRRLAGVAAGVGHALALPVAGVRLGFLVLTFAHLIGPLLYGALWLIVPFTPSGPSLLEQGLARAQDWVARLRGRDRPSSAANGADRRDLGAGAVPGGPLA